The following proteins are co-located in the Pseudomonas fluorescens genome:
- a CDS encoding heme biosynthesis protein HemY — protein sequence MKRFYVILVLAIAIALALGVGISKHTGYVLITYPHLLHYESSLWATLVAVFVVGLAIYLVRVLLSLITTSGGVVNPWSRRNRSRRIQIAIEQGQLDLAEGRWASAERHLHRAAEAERQPLLYYLGAARAANEQGRYEESDGLLERAMERQPQAELAVALSHAQLQMDRGDTEGALVTLQAMYERHPHNAQVLRQLQRLHQQRGDWASVIRLLPELRKDKVLPASELAELERRAWGENLGLAVQREEQGEAGLQSLERAWEQLTSAQRQEPQLVLAYAEQLRRLGADAKAEEVLRGAIKRGYDSHLIRLYGLLRGSDPGRQLKFAEGWLKDHPGDASLLLTLGRLCLQNSLWGKARDYLESSLQVQRNPEACAELARLLAQLGDTERSNQLFQEGLGLLDSRLLASPLPVPARI from the coding sequence ATGAAGCGTTTCTATGTGATCCTGGTACTGGCGATTGCAATTGCCTTGGCACTGGGTGTGGGTATTTCGAAACACACCGGCTACGTGCTGATTACCTATCCTCATCTGCTGCATTACGAGTCGAGCCTGTGGGCCACGCTGGTGGCAGTGTTTGTCGTCGGCCTGGCGATCTACCTGGTTCGCGTGCTGCTGAGCCTGATCACTACCTCCGGTGGTGTGGTCAACCCGTGGTCGCGACGCAACCGCAGCCGCCGCATACAGATTGCGATTGAGCAGGGCCAGTTGGACCTCGCCGAGGGCCGCTGGGCCAGCGCCGAACGCCACCTGCACCGTGCCGCAGAGGCCGAGCGCCAACCTTTGCTGTATTACCTTGGGGCTGCCCGTGCCGCCAATGAGCAGGGCCGTTATGAAGAGTCCGACGGCCTGCTGGAGCGCGCCATGGAGCGCCAGCCACAGGCAGAACTTGCCGTCGCCTTGAGCCACGCGCAGTTGCAGATGGATCGCGGCGATACTGAGGGGGCGCTGGTTACCTTGCAGGCGATGTACGAGCGCCATCCCCATAACGCACAGGTCTTGCGCCAGTTGCAGCGCTTGCATCAGCAGCGAGGCGATTGGGCATCGGTGATTCGCTTGTTGCCGGAACTGCGCAAAGACAAAGTGCTTCCTGCCTCCGAATTGGCAGAGCTTGAGCGACGCGCATGGGGCGAGAACCTTGGCCTTGCCGTGCAGCGTGAAGAGCAAGGCGAAGCGGGCTTGCAATCATTGGAGCGCGCGTGGGAGCAACTGACTTCAGCCCAGCGCCAGGAGCCGCAACTGGTCTTGGCTTATGCTGAGCAACTGCGTCGGCTGGGTGCTGATGCCAAGGCTGAGGAAGTGCTGCGCGGCGCCATCAAGCGCGGCTATGACAGCCATCTGATCCGGCTTTATGGGTTGCTGCGCGGCAGCGATCCAGGCCGACAGTTGAAGTTTGCTGAAGGTTGGCTCAAGGATCATCCCGGTGACGCCAGCCTGCTGCTGACCCTGGGCCGCCTGTGTCTGCAAAACAGCTTGTGGGGCAAGGCGCGGGACTATTTGGAAAGCAGTCTGCAGGTACAGCGAAACCCCGAAGCCTGTGCTGAGCTGGCACGTTTACTGGCCCAGTTGGGTGACACCGAGCGCAGTAACCAATTGTTCCAGGAAGGCCTGGGCCTGTTGGACAGCCGTTTGCTGGCCTCACCGTTGCCAGTGCCTGCGCGGATTTGA
- a CDS encoding uroporphyrinogen-III C-methyltransferase, with product MSETALPKDEAQPALDAPVAPATAPRRGNGLAIVALLLGAAGVAAGGWGIWQVRALQASSQQQLGQVQTLDDQSQSLKQSQQQLAARLAQLPAADELEERRRLVSQLQGDQQRLSQRLETVLGASRQDWRLAEAEHLIRLASLRLSALQDINSAQSLVQGADEILREQSDPGAYAAREQLAKSLTALRGTEQPDRTGLYLQLAALRDQVVQLAAIAPEYQLTEPTSEGRPTTDTEGRLRQWWEQISRYFRIDFNPDDNIRPLLAGQGLNQVRLALSLALEQAQWAALNGETAVYSRSLGEARSVLQDNFNQDNPQSKAMLARIAELEPKAVSVVTPDLAASLAAVQAYLERRHLSAGEAKAAAGTPAKQE from the coding sequence GTGAGCGAAACAGCCTTGCCTAAAGATGAAGCCCAGCCAGCACTTGATGCGCCGGTTGCACCGGCCACCGCGCCACGCCGCGGCAATGGCCTGGCTATTGTGGCCCTGTTGCTCGGTGCCGCAGGTGTTGCCGCCGGCGGTTGGGGGATATGGCAGGTCCGTGCCCTGCAAGCCAGTAGCCAGCAACAGCTGGGCCAGGTGCAGACCCTTGATGACCAATCCCAATCACTCAAGCAGAGTCAGCAGCAGCTGGCTGCGCGCCTGGCACAATTGCCAGCAGCCGATGAGCTGGAAGAGCGCCGCCGCCTGGTCTCGCAGTTGCAGGGTGATCAGCAGCGCTTGAGCCAACGTCTGGAAACCGTGCTGGGTGCCAGCCGCCAGGACTGGCGCCTGGCCGAAGCCGAGCACCTGATCCGTCTGGCCAGCTTGCGCTTGTCTGCCCTGCAGGACATCAACAGTGCCCAGTCGCTGGTCCAGGGCGCTGACGAAATTCTTCGCGAACAGAGCGATCCAGGTGCCTACGCTGCCCGTGAGCAATTGGCCAAAAGCCTGACCGCGCTGCGCGGCACTGAACAGCCAGACCGCACCGGGCTTTACCTGCAACTGGCGGCCCTGCGTGACCAGGTCGTGCAACTGGCGGCTATTGCCCCTGAATATCAACTCACCGAGCCCACTTCCGAGGGGCGCCCGACGACCGACACGGAAGGTCGCCTGCGCCAGTGGTGGGAGCAGATATCGCGTTACTTCCGCATCGACTTCAACCCGGATGACAACATTCGTCCGTTGCTGGCCGGTCAAGGTTTGAACCAGGTGCGCCTGGCACTGAGCCTGGCCCTGGAGCAGGCACAATGGGCCGCGCTCAACGGTGAGACGGCGGTGTACAGCCGCTCCCTGGGTGAAGCACGCAGCGTGCTGCAGGACAACTTCAACCAGGACAACCCGCAGAGCAAAGCGATGCTGGCACGTATTGCCGAACTCGAGCCCAAGGCCGTCTCCGTGGTGACCCCGGACCTGGCCGCCAGCCTGGCTGCCGTGCAGGCTTATCTTGAACGCCGCCATCTGTCTGCCGGTGAAGCCAAGGCGGCGGCGGGCACGCCGGCCAAGCAGGAGTAG
- a CDS encoding uroporphyrinogen-III synthase, with product MTGWRLLLTRPAEESAALAASLSDAGIFSSSLPLLDIEALPVTPEQQSVLRDLGRYCAVIVVSKPAARLAVQQLNQPWPQLPWFSVGAATAQVLADHGLNVHYPQTGDDSEALLELPALREAIARPDARVLILRGEGGRELLAERLREQGASVDYLELYRRLLPAYEAGVLTQRIQLERLNGLVVSSGQGFLHLQALAGLDWPKVAQLPLFVPSPRVYEMARAAGAEKVVDCRGASAAALLVALRSAAS from the coding sequence GTGACTGGCTGGCGTTTGCTGCTGACGCGGCCTGCCGAAGAGTCGGCTGCCCTGGCGGCATCGCTGTCTGACGCCGGCATTTTCAGCAGCAGCCTGCCTTTGCTCGACATCGAAGCCCTGCCGGTAACGCCTGAGCAACAGTCTGTGCTGCGTGACCTGGGCCGTTATTGCGCGGTGATTGTGGTCAGCAAACCGGCTGCACGCCTTGCTGTGCAGCAGTTGAATCAGCCTTGGCCGCAGTTGCCCTGGTTCAGCGTCGGGGCTGCCACTGCGCAGGTACTGGCCGATCACGGGCTCAACGTTCACTATCCGCAAACCGGCGACGACAGCGAAGCCTTGCTTGAATTGCCCGCCTTGCGCGAGGCTATCGCACGGCCCGATGCCCGGGTACTGATCCTGCGTGGCGAGGGTGGGCGCGAGTTGCTGGCTGAGCGTTTGCGTGAGCAAGGTGCTAGTGTCGATTATCTGGAGTTGTATCGCCGCTTGCTCCCGGCTTACGAGGCCGGGGTGTTGACGCAGCGCATCCAGTTGGAACGCTTGAACGGCCTGGTGGTCAGCAGTGGGCAGGGTTTTTTGCACCTGCAAGCCCTGGCCGGCCTCGATTGGCCGAAAGTGGCGCAGCTGCCGTTGTTCGTGCCCAGCCCGCGCGTTTATGAAATGGCGCGGGCCGCTGGCGCAGAAAAAGTTGTGGATTGTCGCGGCGCGAGTGCCGCGGCTTTGTTAGTGGCGTTGCGCAGCGCTGCCTCGTGA
- the hemC gene encoding hydroxymethylbilane synthase yields the protein MSSREIRIATRKSALALWQAEYVKARLELAHPGLKVTLVPMVSRGDKLLDSPLSKIGGKGLFVKELETALLENEADIAVHSMKDVPMDFPEGLGLYCICEREDPRDAFVSNTYASLDELPLGSVVGTSSLRRQAQLLTRRPDLQIRFLRGNVNTRLAKLDAGDYDAIILAAAGLIRLGFEDRITSAISVEDSLPAGGQGAVGIECRTADSEIHALLKPLDHPDTEVRVTAERALNKHLNGGCQVPIACYAVLEGENLWLRGLVGDPEGGTLLTADVRGPQRDATALGIQVAEELLGKGAGAILEKVYGEAGPQ from the coding sequence ATGTCCTCTCGCGAAATCCGCATCGCCACCCGTAAAAGCGCCTTGGCCTTGTGGCAGGCCGAATACGTCAAAGCACGCCTTGAGCTGGCCCACCCGGGCCTCAAAGTGACCCTCGTGCCCATGGTCAGTCGCGGCGACAAGCTGCTGGACTCGCCACTGTCGAAGATCGGCGGCAAGGGCTTGTTCGTCAAAGAGCTGGAAACCGCGCTGCTGGAAAACGAAGCCGACATCGCCGTGCACTCGATGAAAGACGTGCCGATGGACTTTCCTGAAGGCCTCGGCCTGTATTGCATCTGCGAGCGTGAAGACCCGCGCGATGCCTTTGTTTCCAACACCTACGCGTCCCTGGATGAGTTGCCACTGGGCAGTGTCGTCGGCACCTCCAGCCTGCGTCGTCAGGCGCAGTTGCTGACTCGGCGCCCGGATCTGCAGATCCGTTTCCTGCGTGGCAACGTCAACACGCGTCTGGCCAAGCTGGATGCCGGTGACTATGACGCGATCATTCTCGCAGCGGCCGGTCTGATCCGGCTCGGTTTCGAAGACCGTATCACCTCCGCCATCAGCGTCGAAGACAGTTTGCCCGCAGGCGGGCAGGGCGCAGTGGGCATCGAATGCCGCACGGCCGACAGTGAAATTCACGCCTTGCTCAAACCTTTGGATCACCCTGACACCGAAGTGCGTGTCACCGCCGAGCGCGCGCTGAACAAGCACCTCAACGGTGGCTGCCAGGTGCCAATTGCCTGCTACGCCGTGCTTGAAGGTGAAAACCTTTGGCTGCGTGGCCTGGTAGGCGATCCTGAAGGCGGCACGCTGCTCACTGCCGACGTGCGTGGGCCACAGCGTGACGCGACCGCCTTGGGTATCCAGGTCGCTGAAGAGCTGCTGGGCAAGGGCGCCGGCGCCATTCTGGAAAAAGTCTACGGCGAGGCCGGTCCGCAGTGA
- a CDS encoding LytR/AlgR family response regulator transcription factor, with the protein MNVLIVDDEPQARERLSRLVNELEGYTVLEPSATSGEEALTLIDSLKPDVVLLDIRMPGLDGLQVAARLSERESPPAVVLCAAQEEFSAETLEASGVSFLAKPATGEALLKALKKAERPNRVQLAALTQPAAQSGNGPRSHISARTRKGIELIPLGQVVYFIADHKYVTLRHEAGEVLLDEPLKALEDEFGDRFVRIHRNALVARERIERLQRTPLGHFQLFLKGLNGDALIVSRRHVAGVRKMMQQL; encoded by the coding sequence ATGAATGTCCTGATCGTTGATGACGAACCCCAAGCCCGCGAGCGACTGAGCCGTTTGGTCAATGAGCTCGAGGGTTATACAGTCCTTGAACCGAGCGCCACCAGTGGTGAGGAGGCGTTGACGCTGATCGACAGCCTCAAGCCTGACGTGGTGCTGCTCGATATCCGCATGCCGGGCCTTGATGGCCTGCAAGTCGCCGCCCGCCTGAGTGAGCGAGAATCGCCGCCTGCCGTGGTGTTGTGTGCTGCGCAGGAAGAGTTTTCTGCGGAAACGCTGGAAGCCAGTGGTGTCAGTTTTCTCGCCAAGCCGGCGACTGGCGAAGCGTTGCTCAAGGCCCTGAAAAAGGCCGAGCGCCCCAACCGCGTCCAATTGGCTGCGCTGACCCAGCCAGCTGCCCAGAGCGGCAATGGGCCGCGCAGCCACATCAGCGCGCGGACCCGCAAAGGCATTGAGCTGATACCGCTGGGCCAGGTGGTCTATTTTATTGCCGACCACAAGTACGTGACCCTGCGTCACGAGGCAGGCGAAGTATTGCTCGATGAGCCGCTCAAGGCGTTGGAGGATGAGTTTGGCGACCGCTTCGTGCGCATTCACCGCAACGCACTGGTGGCTCGTGAGCGAATTGAGCGTTTGCAGCGCACGCCGCTGGGCCATTTTCAGCTATTCCTGAAAGGGCTCAATGGCGATGCCTTGATCGTCAGCCGCCGTCATGTCGCTGGCGTACGCAAGATGATGCAGCAGCTGTAG
- the argH gene encoding argininosuccinate lyase yields MSTDKTNQSWGGRFSEPVDAFVARFTASVTFDQRLYRHDIMGSIAHATMLAKVGVLTDAERDSIIDGLTTIRGEIEAGTFDWRVDLEDVHMNIEARLTDRIGVTGKKLHTGRSRNDQVATDIRLWLRDEIDLILAEITRLQKGLLEQAERQSDTIMPGFTHLQTAQPVTFGHHLLAWFEMLSRDYERLVDCRKRANRMPLGSAALAGTTYPIDREYTAQLLGFDAVGGNSLDGVSDRDFAIEFCAAASIAMMHLSRFSEELVLWTSAQFQFIDLPDRFCTGSSIMPQKKNPDVPELVRGKSGRVFGALMGLLTLMKGQPLAYNKDNQEDKEPLFDAADTLRDSLRAFADMIPAIKPKHAIMREAALRGFSTATDLADYLVRRGLPFRDCHEIVGHAVKYGVDTGKDLAEMSLEELRQFSDQIEQDVFAVLTLEGSVNARNHVGGTAPAQVKAAVARGQALLASR; encoded by the coding sequence ATGAGCACCGACAAGACCAACCAGTCCTGGGGCGGCCGCTTCAGTGAACCCGTCGACGCCTTCGTCGCCCGCTTCACCGCCTCCGTCACCTTCGACCAGCGCCTGTACCGCCACGACATCATGGGCTCGATCGCCCACGCCACGATGCTGGCCAAGGTCGGCGTGCTGACCGACGCCGAGCGCGACAGCATCATCGATGGCCTGACCACCATTCGCGGTGAGATCGAGGCCGGCACGTTCGACTGGCGCGTCGACCTGGAAGACGTGCACATGAACATCGAGGCCCGCCTCACCGATCGTATTGGTGTGACCGGCAAAAAACTGCATACCGGTCGCAGCCGTAACGACCAGGTGGCCACCGATATTCGCCTGTGGCTGCGCGATGAAATCGACCTGATCCTCGCCGAAATCACGCGCCTGCAAAAGGGTCTGCTGGAGCAGGCCGAGCGTCAATCGGACACCATCATGCCCGGCTTCACCCACCTGCAAACCGCACAGCCAGTGACCTTCGGCCACCACCTGCTGGCCTGGTTCGAAATGCTCAGCCGTGACTACGAGCGCCTGGTGGATTGCCGTAAACGCGCCAATCGCATGCCGTTGGGCAGCGCGGCACTGGCGGGCACCACTTACCCGATCGACCGCGAGTACACCGCTCAACTGCTGGGTTTTGACGCCGTGGGCGGCAACTCCCTGGATGGCGTATCGGACCGCGACTTCGCTATCGAATTCTGCGCCGCCGCCAGCATCGCGATGATGCACCTGTCGCGTTTCTCCGAAGAACTGGTGCTGTGGACCAGCGCGCAATTCCAATTCATCGACCTGCCGGATCGCTTCTGCACTGGCAGCTCGATCATGCCGCAAAAGAAAAACCCCGACGTGCCCGAGCTGGTGCGTGGCAAGAGCGGCCGTGTGTTCGGCGCGCTGATGGGCCTGCTGACGTTGATGAAGGGCCAGCCGCTGGCCTACAACAAGGACAATCAGGAAGACAAAGAACCGCTGTTCGACGCTGCCGACACCTTGCGCGATTCGCTGCGTGCGTTTGCCGACATGATCCCTGCAATCAAGCCCAAGCACGCGATCATGCGTGAGGCGGCCTTGCGTGGGTTCTCTACTGCGACCGACCTGGCGGATTACCTGGTGCGCCGCGGCCTGCCGTTCCGTGATTGCCACGAAATCGTCGGCCATGCCGTCAAATACGGTGTGGACACCGGCAAGGACCTGGCAGAGATGAGCCTGGAAGAACTGCGTCAGTTCAGCGACCAGATCGAGCAGGACGTGTTCGCGGTGCTGACCCTGGAAGGCTCGGTGAATGCCCGTAACCACGTAGGCGGCACTGCACCGGCGCAGGTCAAGGCAGCCGTAGCGCGCGGCC